One window from the genome of Solea solea chromosome 2, fSolSol10.1, whole genome shotgun sequence encodes:
- the LOC131455448 gene encoding uncharacterized protein LOC131455448, producing the protein MAAMVGAVAPFDNNSQTWEEYCEVLDHFFVANDIKEAERRRAVLLSCVGPQTYALMRNLLSPDKPGERSYEDLVELLKNHFHPKTSEIMQRWKFNTRNRKPEESVSDYVAELRKLAQDCNFRDTLTVMLRDRLVCGINDDGIQRKLLSEDKLTFDKALKVAQAMEAANRDMVDLQGAREQAKWNRASGSVHKVNDVHARTQQDVRTCYRCKGDNHLAMNCRFAKEKCHNCGKVGHIKRACRMKDMGKGKTMQTQEVTGKFNKRANFMQEEGEDSDKEEVFTMYHIKDSRITIHNMQEEIVIPREEPIRQVLTVNGQDVTYEVDTGCGYTIMSEKAFYRLFRSGKKPRLLQCKIKLKTYGGHVVPVLGAAKVKVEHEGSAKMLAVVVVKGSGTSLLGRGWMKALKMDWKTVHKVEDREELLQEVLLRHDTVFKDELGTLKGFAAKIHVASDAKPCFYKPRSVPFAMKKKVEQELERLLEEKIIEPVKFSDWAAPIVPVLKPDSRVRICGDYKITVNKVSPIEQYPIPRMEDMIACLTGGEKYTKLDMSHAYQQIVLDEDSRRYVTVNTHKGLFTYTRLPFGVSSSPAIFQRTMEGVLQGIENVAVYLDDIILTGKNDKDHLQTLDQVLQRLQNAGLRLKRSKCQFMETEVTFLGHKVDKTGLHPLPAKVKAVQEAPAPTSVTELKAYLGLLNFYNKFLPNLSNVLAPMHKLLRKDEIWVWGQEQEKAFKESKELLQSSSVLVHYDEKKELILSCDASPYGVGAVLAHRMTDGDEKPIGFASRTLTAAEKNYSQIDKEGLAVIFGVQYFHKYLYGRKFVICTDHKPLISLFNEMKAVPQMASQRIMRWAVLLRAYEYVIFYRAGKDHGNADALSRLPLPEKPKETEPEEHVLMLDREQSPLTTSEQLRYWTTRDPILSRVREYVLRGWPDNVDSNYMPYRQRQHELSVQDGCVLWGARIVIPEKGQSPLMEQLHQSHPGMSRMKGLARGYMWWPNMDIDIEKKVEAKQTSQKAYHDKHAKERNFVAGESIYTKNYGYGPKWVPGLIHDTTGPVSYTVLLGDGKLVRRHVDQLLSRQESELSVLSPEPVPGEECGPPTPLPKMLGQDTGPGQEGDRVLPTTEQEQVSSTPAGTPTPLFRSHRIRKPPAYMKDFVQ; encoded by the exons ATGGCGGCAATGGTGGGCGCGGTGGCGCCGTTTGACAACAATTCGCAGACGTGGGAAGAGTACTGTGAGGTTTTGGACcatttttttgtcgcaaatgaTATAAAGGAGGCGGAACGGAGAAGAGCTGTGCTACTGAGCTGCGTGGGACCACAGACCTATGCCCTGATGAGGAACCTACTAAGCCCGGATAAGCCAGGAGAGCGCTCCTATGAGGATCTGGTAGAGTTgttaaaaaatcattttcacccGAAGACCAGCGAGATAATGCAGAGGTGGAAATTTAATACAAGGAACAGGAAACCAGAGGAAAGTGTTAGTGACTATGTGGCGGAGCTGAGAAAGCTCGCGCAGGACTGTAATTTCAGAGATACGCTGACGGTGATGTTGAGGGACCGGCTCGTTTGCGGCATAAATGATGACGGCATACAGCGGAAGCTGCTGTCGGAAGACAAGTTAACCTTTGACAAGGCATTGAAGGTGGCGCAGGCAATGGAGGCGGCGAACAGAGACATGGTGGATTTGCAGGGAGCCAGAGAACAGGCAAAATGGAACCGAGCATCGGGGTCGGTGCACAAGGTGAATGATGTCCACGCCAGGACGCAGCAGGATGTGAGGACATGCTACAGATGCAAGGGAGACAACCACTTGGCAATGAACTGCAGGTTTGCCAAAGAAAAGTGTCATAACTGCGGGAAAGTGGGACACATAAAAAGGGCTTGCAGAATGAAGGACATGGGGAAAGGGAAGACTATGCAGACACAAGAGGTGACAGGAAAATTTAACAAAAGGGCTAATTTCATgcaggaggaaggggaggataGTGATAAGGAGGAAGTTTTCACTATGTACCACATCAAAGATAGCAGAATTACCATACACAACATGCAGGAAGAAATAGTCATTCCCAGAGAAGAACCAATAAGACAAGTGTTGACAGTAAATGGACAGGATGTAACCTATGAAGTAGACACAGGCTGTGGCTATACAATAATGTCAGAGAAGGCATTTTACAGGTTATTCCGTAGTGGTAAAAAACCAAGGTTGCTCCAGTGCAAGATAAAACTGAAAACATATGGTGGTCATGTAGTACCAGTGTTAGGAGCAGCAAAGGTCAAAGTGGAACATGAAGGCAGTGCTAAGATGTTAGCAGTAGTGGTCGTCAAAGGTTCAGGGACCAGTTTACTGGGGCGAGGGTGGATGAAAGCTCTCAAGATGGATTGGAAAACTGTACATAAGGTAGAAGACCGAGAAGAACTATTACAAGAAGTACTTTTGAGACATGACACAGTATTTAAAGATGAGCTAGGGACGTTGAAAGGCTTTGCAGCAAAGATACATGTAGCTAGTGATGCGAAGCCCTGCTTCTACAAGCCAAGGTCTGTTCCTTTCGCGATGAAAAAGAAAGTAGAGCAAGAACTAGAGAGGCTCTTAGAGGAGAAAATCATTGAACCAGTGAAATTCTCAGACTGGGCAGCGCCCATAGTACCAGTTCTAAAACCAGACTCCAGAGTCAGAATTTGTGGGGACTATAAGATAACGGTGAACAAAGTGTCACCAATTGAGCAGTACCCCATTCCTAGAATGGAGGATATGATAGCTTGTCTTACTGGGGGGGAGAAATACACCAAGTTAGACATGAGCCATGCATATCAACAGATAGTATTAGATGAAGATTCAAGAAGATACGTCACAGTGAATACACACAAGGGACTTTTCACATACACAAGACTACCCTTTGGTGTGAGCTCCAGCCCAGCTATATTCCAGCGCACGATGGAGGGTGTGCTACAAGGAATCGAGAATGTGGCTGTATACCTTGATGACATCATTCTGACTGGAAAGAATGACAAAGATCATCTACAGACATTGGATCAAGTGCTGCAACGACTCCAAAATGCTGGACTACGCTTAAAAAGGAGTAAGTGTCAGTTCATGGAGactgaagtgacatttttgggACACAAAGTGGACAAGACAGGGTTGCACCCACTGCCAGCCAAGGTGAAAGCAGTGCAGGAGGCTCCCGCACCTACATCAGTGACTGAGCTTAAAGCTTATTTGGGACTGTTGAACTTTTATAATAAGTTTCTGCCTAATTTGTCTAATGTACTAGCACCTATGCATAAGTTACTCCGAAAAGATGAAATATGGGTATGGGGGCAAGAACAAGAAAAAGCTTTCAAAGAGTCAAAAGAGCTCTTACAATCAAGCAGTGTGTTAGTGCATTATGATGAGAAGAAAGAACTGATACTTTCCTGTGATGCCTCTCCATATGGAGTTGGAGCGGTACTAGCTCACCGTATGACAGATGGTGATGAGAAACCTATAGGGTTTGCCTCACGCACACTCACCGCTGCTGAGAAGAACTATTCCCAAATTGATAAAGAGGGATTAGCAGTCATTTTTGGAGTGCAGTATTTTCATAAGTATCTGTATGGTAGAAAGTTTGTGATTTGTACAGATCATAAGCCATTGATAAGTTTATTTAACGAGATGAAAGCGGTCCCACAGATGGCGTCGCAAAGAATAATGCGATGGGCTGTGCTGTTGAGAGCATATGAGTATGTCATATTTTACAGGGCAGGTAAAGACCATGGTAATGCTGATGCTCTCAGTCGACTCCCTCTGCCAGAGAAACCCAAGGAGACAGAACCAGAGGAACATGTACTGATGCTGGACCGGGAACAGAGCCCCCTGACAACATCAGAACAGCTACGGTACTGGACAACTAGGGATCCTATCCTCTCAAGAGTCCGTGAGTATGTTCTCAGAGGATGGCCTGATAATGTGGACAGTAACTATATGCCttacagacagagacaacatgAGCTCAGTGTACAGGATGGCTGTGTGTTGTGGGGAGCTCGCATCGTGATCCCGGAGAAAGGACAATCTCCTCTGATGGAGCAATTACATCAGTCACACCCAGGCATGAGCCGCATGAAAGGACTGGCCAGAGGCTACATGTGGTGGCCCAATATGGACATAGACATTGAGAAAAAG gtggaagCAAAACAAACTAGTCAGAAAGCATATCACGACAAACATGCTAAAGAACGCAACTTTGTGGCAGGAGAGTCCATCTACACAAAGAACTATGGATATGGACCAAAATGGGTACCAGGGCTGATACATGATACTACAGGACCAGTTTCCTACACAGTGTTGCTAGGAGATGGAAAGCTGGTCAGACGACACGTGGATCAACTGTTGAGCAGACAGGAGTCGGAGCTGTCAGTTCTGAGTCCAGAGCCGGTGCCAGGGGAGGAGTGTGGGCCACCCACACCACTGCCAAAAATGCTAGGACAAGACACAGGTCCTGGGCAAGAAGGAGACAGAGTCTTGCCTACAACGGAGCAGGAGCAAGTGAGCAGTACGCCTGCTGGTACTCCAACACCTTTGTTCCGTTCTCACAGGATCAGGAAACCACCAGCGTACATGAAGGACTTTGTTCAGTGa
- the LOC131455450 gene encoding nectin-1-like, which produces METYPVFVSHGSTCGFPPASSFPMRCTRILTLTLVFLFLDTYGHAVQVIGGNRTAVQGGNIVLHSNIIDTTETLFKISWKRATQGEVLNKNLFMIVPINGRVVDNGHKDGRFKFIGNLKQNDGSLRLSNVTLLDEGVYTCIFTLFPSGNHKTEIPLKVLVPPVTDVKDDLPVLGDKEISLATCLAAGSRPPAEVRWLTGTLTQKLRSTTDYIQHENGTTTTVSYLIGEPTREIYQHVVHCVITCLSYLFTRCRHSHQEPDLVNRGLNLLSTYTGPRYSFQA; this is translated from the exons ATGGAGACATATCCCGTGTTTGTGTCCCACGGGAGCACCTGTGGCTTTCCACCGGCGTCCTCGTTTCCCATGAGGTGCACCAGGATACTAACGCTGACATTAGTCTTCTTGTTCCTGGACACATATGGTCATG CTGTCCAGGTGATTGGAGGAAACCGGACTGCAGTCCAAGGAGGGAATATTGTCTTACATTCCAACATAATTGACACCACAGAGACCCTCTTCAAAATTTCATGGAAGAGGGCTACCCAAGGAGAAGTTCTGAATAAAAACCTCTTTATGATTGTGCCCATAAATGGAAGAGTGGTGGACAATGGGCACAAAGATGGTCGATTTAAATTCATTGGGAACTTAAAACAGAACGATGGATCTCTCCGGTTATCAAACGTCACATTGCTGGATGAAGGGGTCTACACATGCATCTTCACTCTTTTCCCGAGTGGAAATCACAAGACGGAGATACCTCTAAAAGTGCTAG TGCCTCCTGTCACAGATGTAAAAGACGATCTTCCTGTTTTGGGTGATAAAGAAATTTCCCTTGCTACCTGCTTGGCTGCTGGTTCCAGGCCTCCAGCAGAGGTGAGGTGGCTCACCGGTACTCTCACACAAAAACTGAGGTCAACAACCGACTACATCCAACATGAAAATGGTACGACTACCACAGTCAGCTACCTGATAGGTGAACCTACCAGAGAAATATACCAACATGTGGTCCACTGTGTCATCACCTGTCTTTCATACCTATTCACACGCTGcaggcacagccatcaggagccaG ACCTGGTCAACCGTGGCCTCAATCTGCTGTCCACGTACACGGGGCCACGCTACAGTTTTCAAGCATGA
- the LOC131453656 gene encoding nectin-3-like protein, protein METYPVFVSHGSTCGFPPASSFPMRCTRILTLTLVFLFLDTYGHAVQVIGGNRTAVQGGTIVLHSNIIDTTETLFKISWKRATQGELLNNNLFMIVPVNGGVVDNGHKDGRFKFIGNLKQNNGSLRLSNVTLLDEGVYTCIFTLFPSGNHKTEILLKVLVPPVTEVKDDLPVLGDKEISLATCLAAGSRPPAEVRWLTGTLTQKLRSTTDYIQHENGTTTTVSYLIGEPTREIYQHVVHCVITSPALSKEETIPFTLQIYFSPREVNINSTSKDSFQCVTEANPSAKITWSRPGQPWPQSAVDVHGATLQFSSMNSDLNGLYQCEVSNLHGRDRAYVFVHVTSGTCWACWTLFGILFFLIVTAAVVWCLLKYGILQRIIEGIRERMKMNVPSSSSGSGSLADELELEPMRSD, encoded by the exons ATGGAGACATATCCCGTGTTTGTGTCCCACGGGAGCACCTGTGGCTTTCCACCGGCGTCCTCGTTTCCCATGAGGTGCACCAGGATACTAACGCTGACATTAGTCTTCTTGTTCCTGGACACATATGGTCATG CTGTCCAGGTGATTGGAGGAAACCGGACTGCAGTCCAAGGAGGGACAATTGTCTTACATTCCAACATAATTGACACCACAGAGACCCTCTTCAAAATTTCATGGAAGAGGGCTACCCAAGGAGAACTTCTGAATAACAATCTCTTTATGATTGTGCCCGTAAATGGAGGAGTGGTGGACAATGGGCACAAAGATGGTCGATTTAAATTCATTGGGAACTTAAAACAGAACAATGGATCTCTCCGGTTATCAAACGTCACATTGCTGGATGAAGGGGTGTACACATGCATCTTCACTCTTTTCCCGAGTGGAAATCACAAGACGGAGATACTTCTAAAAGTGCTAG TGCCTCCAGTCACAGAGGTAAAAGACGATCTTCCTGTTTTGGGTGATAAAGAAATTTCCCTTGCTACCTGCTTGGCTGCTGGTTCCAGGCCTCCAGCAGAGGTGAGGTGGCTCACCGGTACTCTCACACAAAAACTGAGGTCAACAACCGACTACATCCAACATGAAAATGGTACGACTACCACAGTCAGCTACCTGATAGGTGAACCTACCAGAGAAATCTACCAACATGTGGTCCACTGTGTCATCACCAGTCCGGCTTTGTCGAAAGAGGAGACAATACCATTCACCCTACAGATCTACT TTTCACCCAGGGAAGTGAACATCAACTCCACGTCCAAAGACTCATTTCAGTGTGTGACTGAAGCCAACCCAAGTGCAAAAATTACCTGGAGCAG ACCTGGTCAACCGTGGCCTCAATCTGCTGTCGACGTACACGGGGCCACGCTACAGTTTTCAAGCATGAACTCTGACCTGAATGGCCTCTACCAGTGTGAAGTGTCTAACTTACATGGACGTGACCGTGcttatgtgtttgtgcatgtgacTTCAG GAACCTGCTGGGCCTGTTGGACTTTATTtggtattttgtttttcctgattgTCACTGCAGCTGTGGTGTGGTGCCTTCTTAAATATGGGATACTTCAAAG GATAATTGAGGGTATACGtgagaggatgaagatgaaTGTCCCAAGCAGTTCCAGTGGATCTGGAAGTTTAGCAGATGAACTAGAGTTAGAGCCAATGAGATCG GACTAA